One region of Halohasta litchfieldiae genomic DNA includes:
- a CDS encoding O-acetylhomoserine aminocarboxypropyltransferase/cysteine synthase family protein, with protein sequence MSEDNRRFDTRSLHAGTSPDPATGSRAPPIYQTTSYVFDDAEDAAAQFALEKPGHIYSRLMNPTVGSLQERLASLEGGVGAVATASGMAAFDVATFLLASAGDNIVSASSLYGGTYTYLTHTVERRGIETRFVDTLDYDAYEEAIDDDTAYVHFETIGNPALVTPDIERIAEIAHEHDTPLFVDNTFATPALCRPLEHGADLVWESTTKWIHGAGSTVGGALIDGGSFDWAEHADDYPEIGADNPAYHGINFAETFGDAAFTYAGIARGLRDLGNQQSPFDAWVTLQKLETLPMRMDRHCENAQVVAEFLEAHDDVSWVNYPGLESHETHEEASKYLDGGYGGMITFGLEGDYEAARGTVESTELASLLANVGDAKTLIIHPASTTHQQLSEEEKLSAGVTNDLVRLSVGIEDPQDIVDDLAQAIEQSS encoded by the coding sequence CAGACCACGTCGTATGTGTTCGACGACGCGGAGGACGCCGCCGCGCAGTTCGCCCTCGAAAAGCCGGGCCACATCTATTCACGGCTGATGAACCCCACAGTGGGGAGTCTTCAGGAGCGACTGGCCTCACTGGAGGGTGGTGTCGGTGCGGTTGCTACCGCCTCCGGGATGGCCGCCTTCGACGTGGCGACGTTCCTGCTGGCGTCGGCTGGCGACAACATCGTCTCGGCCTCTTCGCTGTACGGCGGGACCTACACCTACCTCACCCACACCGTCGAGCGCCGCGGCATCGAGACCCGGTTCGTCGACACCCTCGACTACGACGCCTACGAGGAGGCCATCGACGACGACACCGCCTACGTTCATTTCGAAACGATTGGGAATCCAGCACTTGTGACGCCGGATATCGAACGCATCGCCGAGATCGCTCACGAACACGATACGCCGCTGTTCGTCGACAACACCTTCGCCACACCTGCGCTCTGTCGACCGCTTGAGCATGGTGCAGATCTCGTCTGGGAGTCGACCACCAAATGGATTCACGGCGCGGGGTCGACAGTTGGCGGCGCACTGATCGACGGTGGCTCCTTCGACTGGGCCGAGCATGCCGACGACTATCCCGAAATCGGCGCGGATAACCCAGCGTATCATGGGATCAATTTTGCCGAGACGTTCGGGGATGCCGCATTTACCTACGCCGGAATTGCGCGAGGGCTTCGTGATCTCGGGAATCAGCAGTCGCCGTTTGACGCGTGGGTCACGCTCCAGAAGCTCGAAACGCTGCCGATGCGGATGGATCGCCACTGCGAGAATGCACAGGTCGTTGCGGAATTCTTGGAAGCCCACGACGACGTCTCGTGGGTCAACTACCCCGGCCTCGAAAGCCACGAGACACACGAAGAGGCCAGCAAGTATCTCGACGGCGGCTACGGCGGGATGATCACCTTCGGCTTGGAGGGCGACTACGAGGCCGCACGGGGGACTGTCGAGTCGACCGAACTCGCCTCGCTGCTTGCCAACGTCGGCGACGCAAAAACGCTGATTATCCATCCGGCCTCAACGACCCACCAGCAGTTGAGCGAGGAGGAGAAACTCTCGGCGGGCGTGACGAACGATCTGGTTCGCTTGTCGGTCGGCATTGAAGATCCACAGGACATCGTCGACGACCTCGCCCAAGCAATCGAGCAGTCGAGCTAA
- a CDS encoding HU family DNA-binding protein has protein sequence MNQDPTHRVDISRRTVLRKGAVVSALLGVGLPIATGSVAAMNKAELIEAMASEAGLTNEAAKRVLGAFTNATTKALKKGDRLSLIGFGSFSISKRSARTGRNPQTGKEIQVATKNVVVFEPSDELTAALDLIPGAGDERRLNGRGETNRNEDSQIDVDQLAREARVTTADAKRALEGFSNATTKALKKGDRLSLIGFGSFSISKRSARTGRNPQTGKGVQRAGRNVVKFKAGAELSKAVN, from the coding sequence ATGAATCAAGATCCCACCCATCGAGTCGACATCTCACGCCGAACCGTGCTCCGGAAGGGGGCTGTCGTCTCGGCACTCCTCGGGGTGGGACTCCCAATCGCAACAGGCTCCGTCGCAGCGATGAACAAAGCGGAGTTGATCGAAGCGATGGCTTCCGAGGCCGGTCTCACGAACGAAGCGGCAAAACGGGTCCTAGGCGCATTTACTAATGCGACAACGAAGGCACTCAAAAAGGGCGACCGGCTCTCACTGATCGGCTTCGGTTCGTTCAGTATTTCGAAGCGGTCTGCCCGGACGGGACGCAATCCCCAGACTGGCAAAGAAATTCAGGTCGCCACAAAGAACGTCGTGGTGTTCGAGCCCAGTGACGAACTCACTGCCGCACTGGATCTCATTCCGGGCGCGGGCGACGAGCGTCGACTCAATGGACGAGGAGAGACAAACCGAAACGAAGACTCACAGATCGATGTCGACCAACTGGCGCGTGAGGCCCGTGTGACGACCGCAGACGCGAAACGGGCCCTCGAGGGGTTCAGCAATGCAACCACGAAGGCACTCAAAAAGGGCGACCGGCTCTCGCTGATCGGCTTCGGTTCGTTCAGTATTTCGAAACGGTCCGCTCGGACTGGACGCAACCCCCAGACTGGCAAAGGGGTTCAGAGGGCTGGTAGGAACGTCGTGAAATTCAAAGCCGGAGCTGAACTGTCGAAAGCAGTCAACTAA
- a CDS encoding ferredoxin has translation MKIEFDRDTCIGMYQCVAEWDAFEKNLDAGKADLVDSEEVDDDLFVLEVPNGEEFDAEFAARSCPVDAIRLYDDDGEQVV, from the coding sequence ATGAAAATCGAGTTCGACCGCGACACCTGTATCGGGATGTACCAATGCGTTGCAGAGTGGGACGCTTTTGAAAAGAACCTCGACGCCGGAAAGGCCGACCTCGTCGACAGCGAGGAAGTCGACGACGACCTGTTCGTCCTTGAGGTACCGAACGGCGAAGAGTTCGACGCCGAGTTCGCCGCTCGATCCTGTCCAGTCGACGCGATCCGACTGTACGACGACGACGGCGAGCAGGTCGTCTGA
- a CDS encoding bacterio-opsin activator domain-containing protein, whose protein sequence is MPSTEQLIKNSLDTLPIHIAILDDDGTILQTNQPWQEYGSQNNIQSDTVGANYLEICSQSSTNTGEQTGRGLSELLDGTREMFTLEYPCHSPVQQQWFLLIAVSFTVDNGRYAVVGHFDITEYKRKQHRLEQQHDQLEALNQLNTAIRTLTHDVIEQSTRAGIEQAACRALVDTDVFVCAWLGRVDPRDESVEITTKAGAYEEIIADSPLIESDAVVDTQIVKEAIRTGEIQTADNKQEHRSFGQQYGSQPTESYRSVAAVPITHEETVYSVVCLYTNRPNAFGTDEQAISTQLGAIVGHAIVATERKQALISDELIEVELQIPNFITEPGGRSADWTVTVTQTVSGSDDDCMMYGTVSEDDLEAVETAVDKRDDIRLTVVGKEQDTVRIELHLRRPSLVSQLAAHGWSTTDIVLTNGGCYLTVHLPPGDDVHRMMDVIRDRFPNVELLARRQISSPQPVDSKLQTVIESLTDRQLTVLRTAQAAGYFEWPRQTSGKEIAETLDIAPPTFHQHLRLGERKIMAAVFDEAPIAI, encoded by the coding sequence GTGCCTTCCACCGAACAGCTCATCAAAAATTCGTTAGATACGTTACCGATACATATTGCCATTTTGGACGACGACGGGACGATTTTACAAACGAATCAACCATGGCAGGAGTACGGGTCCCAAAACAACATCCAGTCGGATACTGTCGGTGCTAACTATCTTGAGATCTGTAGCCAGTCGTCGACGAACACTGGTGAACAAACCGGTCGTGGACTCAGCGAACTCTTGGACGGAACGCGGGAGATGTTTACCCTCGAATATCCCTGTCACTCGCCAGTCCAACAGCAGTGGTTTCTGCTTATCGCTGTTTCATTTACCGTCGACAACGGCAGATACGCCGTTGTTGGCCATTTTGACATCACCGAATACAAACGTAAACAACACCGGCTCGAACAGCAGCACGATCAGCTCGAAGCACTCAACCAGCTCAATACGGCGATTCGGACCCTCACACATGACGTGATCGAACAGTCGACACGGGCGGGCATCGAACAGGCAGCCTGTCGGGCGCTTGTCGACACTGATGTGTTTGTCTGTGCGTGGCTCGGCAGAGTCGACCCGAGAGACGAGTCGGTCGAGATCACAACCAAAGCGGGAGCCTATGAGGAGATTATTGCTGACTCACCGCTGATAGAGAGTGATGCTGTCGTCGACACACAGATCGTGAAGGAGGCGATCCGGACCGGAGAGATACAGACGGCAGACAACAAGCAGGAACACCGCAGTTTCGGTCAGCAGTACGGCTCCCAGCCTACGGAGAGCTATCGCTCAGTTGCCGCTGTGCCGATCACACACGAGGAAACTGTGTACAGTGTCGTCTGTCTGTACACGAACCGACCGAATGCGTTTGGAACCGACGAACAGGCGATCAGTACACAGCTTGGAGCGATTGTCGGCCACGCGATTGTCGCGACCGAGCGAAAACAGGCACTCATCAGCGACGAACTGATCGAAGTCGAGCTACAGATCCCGAACTTCATTACCGAGCCGGGAGGCAGATCGGCCGACTGGACTGTCACAGTCACACAGACAGTCAGTGGCTCCGATGACGACTGCATGATGTATGGAACGGTGTCCGAAGACGACCTCGAAGCCGTCGAAACAGCAGTCGACAAGCGAGACGATATTCGGCTCACGGTTGTCGGTAAAGAGCAGGATACCGTCCGAATCGAACTCCATCTGCGGCGGCCGAGTCTGGTCTCACAGCTTGCAGCCCACGGCTGGTCGACGACGGATATCGTGCTTACCAACGGCGGCTGCTATCTCACTGTGCATCTCCCTCCCGGAGACGATGTACATCGGATGATGGATGTCATCCGCGACAGGTTCCCGAACGTAGAACTGCTTGCTCGTCGACAGATATCGTCCCCACAACCAGTCGACTCGAAACTCCAAACGGTCATCGAAAGCCTCACTGATCGACAGTTAACCGTCCTCCGAACCGCACAGGCAGCGGGCTACTTCGAGTGGCCGCGACAGACCTCCGGCAAAGAGATCGCGGAGACGCTGGATATCGCGCCACCAACGTTTCATCAGCATCTCCGACTCGGAGAACGGAAAATCATGGCTGCAGTTTTTGACGAGGCTCCGATTGCGATTTGA
- a CDS encoding helix-turn-helix transcriptional regulator: MPSQSPNEFVITSSVRTEIVLRAAENTTSTDALLSGIDASDSAVYDALSTLRDRGLITECSRGWELTAHGHLVADSVSAWQYSEEFLSTDPRFWKNHRITVIPARFRRRLPEISEYEIVRDGPQDPNRSEDVAISLLDSADHCELTTPYYSRRHQEAIPTHPETRLLVTREAIDVSIQRYKDGHREELNQLEPSSIRLTDCQFASVVTDKALKFELPRLSEGPTNRHDGERTTEPSDHGSVTDTTAIFVSETDSAVQFGRDLFDELWADSDPLDPYVERQFPELWE; the protein is encoded by the coding sequence ATGCCGTCTCAGTCGCCCAACGAGTTCGTCATTACGTCGTCAGTACGGACGGAGATCGTGCTTCGGGCCGCCGAGAACACGACGTCGACCGACGCACTGCTGTCCGGAATCGATGCGAGCGACTCCGCGGTCTACGACGCGCTGTCGACGCTCAGAGACCGCGGGCTGATCACCGAGTGCAGCAGGGGGTGGGAACTCACCGCTCACGGACATCTTGTCGCCGACAGTGTCTCGGCCTGGCAGTATTCGGAGGAGTTCCTCTCGACGGACCCGAGGTTCTGGAAGAACCATCGGATCACGGTCATTCCAGCGCGGTTCCGTCGACGACTCCCGGAGATAAGCGAGTATGAGATCGTCCGCGATGGCCCACAAGATCCCAACCGCTCCGAGGATGTCGCCATTAGCCTGCTCGACTCGGCCGACCACTGTGAGCTTACGACACCGTACTACTCACGTCGACATCAGGAGGCCATCCCGACACACCCCGAGACGCGCTTGCTGGTAACCCGGGAGGCAATCGATGTCAGCATCCAGCGGTACAAGGATGGTCACCGCGAAGAGTTGAACCAGTTAGAGCCATCGAGCATCCGACTGACGGACTGCCAGTTCGCGTCGGTCGTCACCGATAAGGCACTGAAATTCGAGCTGCCGAGGCTGAGCGAGGGACCGACGAACCGACACGATGGGGAGCGAACAACCGAGCCGTCCGACCACGGCTCGGTCACTGACACCACCGCCATATTTGTCTCAGAGACCGATTCAGCGGTCCAGTTTGGCCGTGACCTGTTTGACGAGTTGTGGGCGGACTCGGACCCTCTCGACCCGTATGTAGAACGCCAGTTTCCCGAACTGTGGGAGTGA
- a CDS encoding GMC family oxidoreductase, with the protein MSNQGGRGYDYIIVGAGSAGCVLANRLSADGESVLLLEAGKPDEKNEIGIPAGYSELFKSDVDWAYDTEPQTELNDRECYWPRGKTLGGSSSINAMIYARGQPADYDHWADLGNDGWAYEDVLPYFKRAEHNERGSSEHHGTGGPRNVADLQSPNELSEAFIEAGQAVGLARNDDFNAGDQSGVGLYQVTQKDGKRHSAADGYLKPVLDRPTLTATTGAQVTRVRFDGRQAVGVDYVQDGTGSTESVDAGEVILSAGAINSPQLLMLSGVGPADHLTDHDISVVHDLPGVGQNLQDHLQAKINYACEKPVTLEDADSLWNLLKYLVLKRGPLTSNVAEAGGFTSVSDGVDRPEIQFHFGPSYSVNHGFDNPDGHGFWLGALCLRPESRGRVALRSADPLEEPIIDPQYLTEGDDLEILLDGLKLVREILAAEPFDDYRGQEVSPGADVQSDEQLIEHIRETAETLYHPVGTCKMGDDEMAVVDDRLSVHGLDGLRVVDASIMPTITSGNTDAPTTMIAEKAADDILGR; encoded by the coding sequence ATGTCAAATCAGGGTGGGCGGGGCTACGATTACATCATCGTTGGCGCGGGGTCGGCGGGCTGTGTGCTCGCAAATCGGCTCTCGGCTGACGGCGAGAGCGTGTTGCTCTTGGAGGCAGGCAAACCGGATGAGAAAAACGAGATCGGTATTCCCGCGGGGTACTCGGAACTATTCAAGTCCGATGTCGACTGGGCGTACGACACCGAACCGCAGACAGAATTGAACGACCGGGAATGCTACTGGCCACGCGGGAAGACCCTCGGGGGGTCGAGTTCGATCAACGCGATGATCTATGCTCGCGGCCAGCCGGCGGATTACGACCACTGGGCCGACCTCGGAAACGACGGCTGGGCCTACGAAGACGTTCTCCCCTACTTCAAGCGGGCCGAACACAACGAACGCGGCTCCTCGGAGCACCACGGCACCGGCGGGCCACGGAACGTGGCCGACCTGCAGTCGCCAAACGAACTCAGCGAGGCGTTCATCGAAGCGGGACAGGCAGTCGGATTGGCCCGGAATGACGATTTCAACGCCGGCGATCAGTCGGGCGTCGGCCTCTATCAGGTGACCCAAAAGGACGGCAAACGACACAGTGCCGCCGATGGCTACCTCAAACCGGTTTTGGATCGGCCAACCCTGACTGCCACGACCGGTGCGCAGGTGACCCGCGTCAGGTTCGACGGTCGACAGGCAGTCGGGGTCGACTACGTTCAGGATGGAACCGGGTCGACCGAATCAGTCGACGCCGGGGAGGTGATCCTCTCGGCGGGTGCGATCAACTCACCGCAGTTGCTCATGCTGTCGGGCGTTGGGCCCGCAGATCACCTCACAGACCACGATATTTCGGTCGTCCACGATCTGCCGGGTGTTGGCCAGAACCTCCAAGATCATCTGCAGGCAAAGATCAACTACGCCTGCGAGAAGCCGGTCACACTCGAAGATGCGGACTCGCTGTGGAACCTGCTGAAATATTTGGTGTTGAAACGGGGGCCATTGACCTCGAATGTCGCGGAAGCTGGCGGCTTCACGTCGGTCTCGGACGGGGTCGACCGGCCCGAGATCCAGTTCCACTTCGGCCCCTCCTACTCCGTCAACCACGGGTTCGACAATCCCGACGGGCATGGCTTCTGGCTTGGCGCGCTCTGCCTTCGGCCGGAGAGCCGTGGTCGAGTCGCCCTCCGGTCGGCAGATCCCCTAGAGGAGCCGATCATCGACCCGCAGTACCTCACCGAGGGAGATGATCTGGAGATCCTGCTCGACGGACTCAAACTGGTCCGTGAGATCCTGGCCGCCGAGCCGTTCGACGACTACCGAGGACAGGAGGTCTCACCGGGAGCCGATGTCCAGTCCGACGAGCAACTGATCGAGCATATCCGTGAGACCGCGGAGACGCTCTACCACCCTGTCGGCACCTGCAAGATGGGTGACGATGAGATGGCGGTCGTCGACGACCGGCTCTCTGTCCACGGGCTCGATGGACTCCGTGTCGTCGATGCCTCAATCATGCCAACGATTACCAGCGGGAACACGGACGCCCCGACGACCATGATTGCTGAGAAGGCGGCAGACGACATACTGGGTCGGTAA
- a CDS encoding pyridoxal-phosphate-dependent aminotransferase family protein, producing MSKKQEYTDDYRDKTLYIPGPTEVREDVIEEMAQPMFGHRMDRMTDLYTTIVEDTKEFLGTENNVIILTGSGTEFWEASTLNLVDENILVPTCGSFSERHANVAERLGKNVDRLEYEWGEAVKPEDIREELETSDKHYDVVACVMNESSTGIRNPVEEIGDVVDEYPDTYFVVDAVSCLGGDYVDIDEHGIDVIFASTQKAFAMPPGLAVCVVSDEAYERELAKDEASWYGGFQRCLDYYDRKGQTHSTPAIPIMLAYRKQMKYMLDETHEGRAERHTEMAEYVQDWADEHFAMFPEEGYESKTVACIENTQGIDVAETIETINEEYDMAFSNGYGSQLGEKTFRIGHMGEHDVESIKELTDAIEDVADL from the coding sequence GTGAGCAAAAAACAGGAGTATACCGACGACTATCGAGACAAGACGCTGTACATCCCCGGCCCGACCGAAGTCCGCGAGGACGTAATCGAGGAGATGGCCCAACCGATGTTCGGCCACCGGATGGACCGGATGACCGACCTCTATACCACGATTGTCGAGGACACCAAGGAGTTCCTCGGCACCGAGAACAACGTCATCATCCTCACGGGCTCGGGCACCGAGTTCTGGGAGGCTTCGACGCTCAACCTCGTCGACGAGAATATCCTCGTCCCGACCTGCGGGAGCTTCAGTGAGCGCCACGCCAACGTCGCCGAACGACTCGGCAAGAACGTCGACCGACTCGAATACGAGTGGGGCGAGGCTGTCAAACCCGAAGACATCCGCGAGGAACTCGAAACCAGCGACAAACACTACGACGTCGTCGCTTGCGTCATGAACGAGAGTTCAACCGGCATCCGCAACCCTGTCGAGGAGATCGGTGACGTTGTCGACGAGTATCCGGACACCTACTTTGTGGTCGACGCGGTGTCCTGCTTGGGTGGCGACTACGTCGACATCGACGAGCATGGGATCGACGTGATCTTCGCCTCAACCCAGAAGGCCTTCGCCATGCCGCCGGGACTGGCGGTCTGTGTCGTCAGCGACGAGGCCTACGAGCGAGAACTCGCCAAGGACGAAGCCTCGTGGTACGGTGGCTTCCAGCGCTGTCTCGACTACTACGACCGGAAGGGCCAGACCCATTCGACGCCCGCGATCCCGATCATGCTGGCCTACCGCAAGCAGATGAAATACATGCTCGACGAGACCCACGAAGGTCGCGCCGAGCGCCACACCGAAATGGCCGAATACGTCCAAGACTGGGCCGACGAACACTTCGCCATGTTCCCTGAGGAGGGCTACGAGTCGAAGACGGTCGCCTGCATCGAGAATACGCAGGGGATCGACGTCGCCGAAACCATCGAGACGATCAACGAGGAGTACGATATGGCCTTCTCGAACGGCTACGGCTCCCAGCTCGGCGAAAAGACGTTCCGCATCGGCCACATGGGCGAACACGACGTCGAGTCGATCAAAGAGCTGACCGACGCCATCGAAGACGTCGCCGACTTATAA